The DNA window TCCAAACAGAAGAACAGCAGAGCTACAGTGTTCCTCCATGAAGGCATGGGACCTTCAGGCGCCTACCCTCTGCTCCCTGCTGACCCTCGAGTTCACACGTTGGGTGTCGGCATGACCAGCGTCACCCTCAGCTGGGCGCCCAGTGACTCCATCACCAGCCTCCCACCCACACAGAAAAATTACAAATACTGTGTCCTCGCCAACTCTCAGCAAAACTACCCAAGCCTTTGTGCGGCACAGCAGAGCGTGAGGAAAGAGAAGGATCAGcaggaggtgaagaaggagaggaggaggagggtgacagCGTGGCCCATTTTGAAGGAGTGGTGGTGGCAGCAGTGGGACTCGGAATCCCAGAGCACGCCGCCCTCCCTCGCTGATGAGTTTGCTGAtctccagtgtgtgtgtcaggggacAGAGAGTGTCTGCACCGTCTCCGACCTCCTCCCTGAAAAACAGTATCACTTTGACGTCTTTGTGATCGACAGGCTGAACAGGACCAGCGCAGCCTACAAGGGGACGTTCGCTCGAACGCATGAGGAGGCTCGGCCAACGATCACCACCCTGAGAGACGGGGAGCTGAGGTGGGTGACTTTTCAAGACCGAGGCTCCCGCTCTGAGCAGTTCTTCAGTTTCCGACCGAGgggtttacagcagagtgggCTCCTcactctgcagagctgcagcaaaGGCGACAAGGTCAAGGTCACAGTTTCAAGTAAAGGTCAGGTATTAACCCAAAAGGCTGTGAGAGGAGAGTTGGAGCACATTTGGCTGCAGGGAAGTCCTTCATATCTCATCCACTTGGAAAGAGAGGGAACGACAACAGACGCAGCTCTACCTGGAGGTCTGACGGCTTCGGTTAAAATGCAGACCTCATCAGCCTACCACCGCCGAGGGGTCCCGTCTCTGCCCTCCACCCTGCAGATGAAATCCTTCAACAGGTTACGGGGCTGCAACACTGTCACTCTGGCCTGGATGGGCACAGAGGAAAGAAGCCTGTACTGCGTGTACCGTAGAAAGCTGGGAAACAGTGAAGCAGAGACTGGGGCTATGACTGCACCCTGTCTGGGGCCAGAGTCCCGCTCTGACACCGAGAGAGTTCTCTGCAAGTATTTCCAGGAGCTGAATCCTCGGAGGGCCGTCACTACAGCTGTGATCGGGGGCCTGGAGCCAGGGATGGCCTACGTGTTTGATGTCTATCTAATGAGACGCTGGGGGATCCCTATCAAGTACGCCAGCAAGATAGTGAAGACCAGAAAGGAGTGCTGAGCTGCCGCCCCCTACAGGAGGTTTTTAGACTGTCCCACTTAAAAGGGGAAAAGCGTCGGCCATGGACATGCTGTAAAGATTGACCATGAGAATGAAGCCGTTTGACTGTTGTGGGGAGACTGTTACCATAACAAGGAAATATTCCTCTGGAGGAGCAATGGTGAGAGACAAACTCCACTTGTACTAGTGGATGGAAAGCATATGAGATGGATTTGCACACCAGCAAAAGttcataacatttaaaatacaactcTTGtgcttttgtcattttgttttgcattgttGATCATGGTAATGATGTGCCAGTTGTCCAAGTGCTTATTCTGAGTATGAGTACAAAGGACAGACAAGGTTTTTGATGACAGAGAGtccacacaaaaacaacaacagagactgTGCCAAAATATGCAACAGAAACAGATGGGGCAATAATTGGATAACATctgagacggggggggggggggggttgcagtGTATATCTCCAGTGCTGCATATTGTACAGGCTTATAAACACAGATGGGTGAAATCTACAGAAGCTTAGCTCAAAGTCagtgtgtatctttgtgttCTGCTTTCGCATGAAGCAGTGAAAAATGCTTAGTGACTTGCCTCATTGTCTTTGATGTATTCTTGTGCTGCTTCAAACTCACCAATAAATACTGGGGTATCTGTGGGTTTGTGAGTGAGTCATATATTTAGGTAAATTGGAAATTAGAATTTGATTTTCCTGCAACCGAATTTGCTTTCGAATAGCTTCCGCAGCTATCCTTGTGCAACTTATGCCATAATGATTTGAAATTGATCTAAAGGGAGATTTCACATATTCATTTTGGTAGGTTAAATGTTGCACATGAaaagatcaaaatgtttttggaaAACCTATATGGTGCCTTAAAGACTGTTGCAACAGCCTGAATTATCAAATTAGTgtctttctggaaaaaaaaaaaaaaaaaaaaaggaatgtgtCTTTTGCCTGTCaataaacaaatt is part of the Labrus bergylta chromosome 10, fLabBer1.1, whole genome shotgun sequence genome and encodes:
- the ndnfl gene encoding protein NDNF; translation: MALTSLSWCLSAALVLFWPQTHSALAPENEVPLRPTTWLPEGKITAITLPKGRTRRLYFTLKKKTPGMSVTVSPCDLPIEWSLAARTLKDKPLKSLQWSTKKSVPEVWWRGPGTEEKLHSFTGTTVDTYKGPSNPHTSVYILRLRSKQKNSRATVFLHEGMGPSGAYPLLPADPRVHTLGVGMTSVTLSWAPSDSITSLPPTQKNYKYCVLANSQQNYPSLCAAQQSVRKEKDQQEVKKERRRRVTAWPILKEWWWQQWDSESQSTPPSLADEFADLQCVCQGTESVCTVSDLLPEKQYHFDVFVIDRLNRTSAAYKGTFARTHEEARPTITTLRDGELRWVTFQDRGSRSEQFFSFRPRGLQQSGLLTLQSCSKGDKVKVTVSSKGQVLTQKAVRGELEHIWLQGSPSYLIHLEREGTTTDAALPGGLTASVKMQTSSAYHRRGVPSLPSTLQMKSFNRLRGCNTVTLAWMGTEERSLYCVYRRKLGNSEAETGAMTAPCLGPESRSDTERVLCKYFQELNPRRAVTTAVIGGLEPGMAYVFDVYLMRRWGIPIKYASKIVKTRKEC